The following coding sequences lie in one Labrus bergylta chromosome 13, fLabBer1.1, whole genome shotgun sequence genomic window:
- the slc15a2 gene encoding solute carrier family 15 member 2: MTKKLCGTNYPTSICFIVVNEFCERFSYYGMKAVLTLYFLTYLHWDKDLSTAIYHAFSSLCYFTPILGAVIADSWLGKFKTIIYLSIVYVIGHVVKSVGAIPTVGNTDVHISLSMVGLILIAFGTGGIKPCVAAFGGDQFDEENGAERQKFFSIFYMSINAGSLLSTIITPILRGDVKCFGNDCYALAFGVPAILMIVATVVFIAGSGLYKKTPPKGNVLLEVCNCIGFAIKKRSRRSKHDPPKKHWLDWAEEKYSKRLIQEIKMVLRVLVLYIPLPMFWALFDQQGSRWTLQATRMNMAFGDSFIIKPDQMQMLNALMILLFVPIFDLVIYPLVGLCRINITPLRKMAMGMIFAALAFGAATVVEVNVVETVVNPAPAGKCLLQVYNLARGDVNVTVGSNNPFPAPIGPLQDPPQYETVTLGETSKNLTLQVTFNGETSECLQTFEEKKAYSLIVDSVNTGIQCKLVEDNIQKSDDGNPFLRFLNKGPDAITIHVGDVEFLVASGVMSLNKSVSRGEYPHVTCTLPLGDCPHLNLGLLDFGASYTVILVEESGKLVPHRMVDVEANNVHIGWQIPQYILITVGEVMFSITGLEFSYSQAPANMKSVLQAGWLLTVAFGNVIVLIVAEGAGLEQWIEFLLFAGMLLGVCIIFSIMASFYTYVDPSELDKVCLEDSGKEDDHDDLKKMTDDIQMNKKVKSTRL, encoded by the exons CGGTGCTGACACTTTACTTCCTCACTTACCTTCACTGGGACAAGGATCTCTCCACGGCTATCTACCACGCCTTCAGCAGCCTCTGCTACTTCACGCCCATACTGGGAGCAGTCATCGCTGACTCCTGGCTCGGAAAATTCAA GACCATCATCTACTTGTCCATTGTGTATGTGATCGGCCATGTGGTCAAGTCGGTCGGAGCCATTCCCACTGTGGGAAACACGGATGTGCACAT CTCTCTGTCCATGGTCGGTTTGATACTCATAGCCTTTGGTACAGGAGGAATCAAACCCTGCGTGGCAGCTTTTGGAGGAGATCAGTTTGACGAGGAGAAT GGCGCCGAAAGGCAGAAATTCTTCTCTATCTTCTACATGTCCATAAATGCTGGGAGCCTCTTGTCGACTATAATCACACCCATACTGAGAG GTGATGTCAAGTGTTTCGGTAATGACTGCTACGCTCTGGCCTTCGGGGTTCCTGCTATTCTGATGATCGTGGCTACAG TTGTGTTCATTGCCGGCAGCGGCCTGTACAAGAAGACTCCTCCCAAAGGAAACGTACTCTTGGAAGTCTGCAATTGCATTGGG TTTGCCATCAAAAAACGCTCAAGAAGATCCAAGCATGATCCACCGAAGAAGCACTGGTTGGACTGGGCGGAGGAGAAGTACTCG AAGCGTCTAATCCAGGAGATTAAGATGGTGCTGCGGGTTTTGGTGCTCTATATTCCACTTCCGATGTTCTGGGCTCTGTTTGATCAGCAG GGTTCCCGCTGGACTCTTCAGGCCACGAGGATGAACATGGCTTTT gGAGATTCTTTCATTATTAAGCCTGACCAAATGCAG ATGTTGAACGCTCTGATGATTCTTCTCTTTGTGCCCATCTTTGACCTCGTCATATATCCACTCGTTGGCCTTTGCAGAATCAACATCAC GCCTCTGAGAAAAATGGCCATGGGAATGATTTTTGCTGCACTGGCCTTCGGAGCAGCTACAGTGGTGGAAGTGAACGTTGTG GAAACAGTGGTGAATCCTGCTCCTGCAGGAAAGTGTCTCCTGCAGGTGTATAACCTGGCCAGAGGTGATGTCAATGTGACCGTTGGTTCAAACAACCCGTTTCCAGCTCCCATCGGACCCCTTCAG GACCCTCCTCAATATGAGACTGTTACACTTGGAGAAACCAGCAAGAACCTGACACTCCAGGTCACCTTCAATGGAGAAACGTCAGAGTGTTTGCAGACGTTTGAAGAGAAGAAGGCCTACAGTCTGATTGTAGACTCTGTAAATACTGGCATCCAGTGCAAACTT GTGGAAGATAACATACAGAAATCTGATGACGGGAATCCCTTCCTCag GTTCCTAAATAAAGGACCAGATGCAATCACCATACATGTGGGCGATGTGGAGTTCTTAGTGGCATCTGGAGTAATGTCTCTGAACAAGAGCGTCAGTCGGGGAGA ATACCCACATGTAACCTGCACCCTACCGTTAGGAGACTGCCCTCATCTCAACCTGGGCCTGCTGGACTTTGGAGCTTCATACACTGTTATACTCGTGGAG gaatCAGGTAAACTTGTTCCTCACAGGATGGTGGATGTTGAAGCCAACAACGTGCACATAGGGTGGCAGATCCCTCAGTACATCCTCATAACTGTAGGAGAGGTGATGTTCTCCATCACAGGCCTGGAGTTCTCCTACTCACAG GCTCCAGCCAACATGAAGTCAGTCCTGCAGGCCGGCTGGCTGCTCACGGTCGCATTTGGGAACGTGATAGTGCTGATCGTGGCCGAGGGGGCAGGACTGGAACAG TGGATAGAGTTCCTCTTGTTTGCCGGCATGCTGTTGGGCGTCTGCATCATCTTCTCTATCATGGCTTCCTTCTACACCTACGTTGACCCCAGCGAGCTCGACAAGGTCTGCCTGGAGGATTCAGGGAAGGAGGATGACCACGATGACCTGAAGAAAATGACTGATGACATCCAGATGAACAAAAAAGTGAAGAGCACCCGATTGTAA
- the hspbap1 gene encoding HSPB1-associated protein 1 homolog has protein sequence MIAPDSFKAFAPEETQRILHHLQQPAVFMNMTCGWPVLHWTAEHLSECLGDKLVRFRLGRKDETKTPLFETQCSYVEAKLEHFLNWTRDHAGRDVGPFCEYPISAYWAYADYKYIAMLFEDQPSMFEDVKWSEFGFEGRDGKESTLWIGTQGANTPCHLDSYGCNLVLQVHGRKRWHLFPPEDTVHLYPTRIPYEESSVFSQVDVLHPDPQRFPAFQGARAHVVTLQPGQVLYVPRHWWHYVESVDPITVSVNSWIELEVDHIARVSEAVTKAVVCALKSAPSDDNADNWLNPTEEGVGSHDENMQYLNLAVRSSAQQQRSLCHRKHTQNERDACPVKRDSRGEIRKHCDMRGESVPFRVPFGPHLIPVHCQQEDPPKTRGLTTKDVRPSRDCEVKSLEDCTARSNALQRTELASAVNPSVTQCRQCESADTKSQNNSEDYEEPTDTTITTNGLLECLVHPDVIALVTGLLLERHTGSSRTSAPSSLCNSPSLSNM, from the exons ATGATTGCCCCGGACTCCTTCAAAGCCTTCGCCCCAGAGGAGACCCAGAGGATTCTGCATCATCTGCAGCAGCCTGCAGTCTTCATGAACATGACTTGTGGCTGGCCTGTTCTCCACTGGACTGCAGAGCACCTGTCTGAATGCCTCGGGGACAAACTGGTGCGCTTCAGACTTGGAAGAAAAGACGAGACaaaaa CTCCTCTCTTTGAAACCCAGTGTTCCTATGTGGAGGCCAAACTGGAGCACTTTCTCAACTGGACCCGGGACCATGCTGGGAGAGATGTAGGGCCTTTCTGTGAATACCCAATCTCAGCGTATTGGGCTTACGCTGACTATAAGTACATCGCCATGTTGTTTGAGGATCAGCCTTCAATGTTTGAG GATGTGAAGTGGTCCGAGTTTGGTTTTGAGGGACGTGATGGGAAAGAGAGCACCTTGTGGATCGGCACACAGGGGGCCAACACGCCCTGCCACCTGGACTCTTACGGCTGTAACCTGGTGTTGCAGGTACACGGACG GAAGCGTTGGCACCTCTTTCCTCCTGAGGACACAGTTCACCTGTACCCCACCAGGATCCCTTATGAGGAGTCCAGCGTCTTCAGCCAGGTGGACGTCCTCCATCCAGACCCGCAGAGGTTCCCCGCATTTCAGGGAGCCAGGGCCCATGTCGTCACTCTGCAGCCAGGGCAG GTGCTCTATGTCCCCAGACACTGGTGGCACTACGTTGAGTCTGTGGATCCCATCACCGTCAGCGTCAACTCCTGGATTGAGCTG GAGGTGGATCACATTGCAAGGGTCAGTGAAGCTGTGACCAAGGCCGTTGTCTGTGCTCTGAAAAGTGCACCGAGTGACGACAACGCCGACAACTGGCTCAATCCAACTGAG GAAGGAGTAGGATCCCATGATGAGAACATGCAGTATCTAAACCTGGCAGTGAGAAGTTCTGCTCAACAACAGAGGAGCCTCTGCCACCGCAAACACACCCAGAATGAGAGAGACGCATGTCCGGTCAAGAGGGACTCCAGAGGAGAAATAAGGAAACACTGTGATATGAGAGGTGAATCTGTGCCTTTTAGAGTTCCCTTTGGACCACATCTGATCCCTGTGCACTGTCAGCAAGAGGACCCGCCCAAAACGAGGGGGCTGACAACTAAAGATGTCAGACCTTCCAGGGACTGCGAAGTCAAATCTCTGGAGGACTGCACTGCCAGATCAAATGCACTACAGAGAACAGAGCTTGCATCTGCAGTCAACCCAAGTGTAACTCAATGTAGACAATGTGAGAGTGCAGATACAAAGTCCCAGAACAATTCAGAGGATTATGAGGAACCAACAGACACGACAATAACCACTAATGGCCTGTTAGAGTGCCTGGTGCATCCTGATGTCATTGCCCTTGTTACAGGGCTTTTACTGGAAAGGCACACAGGAAGTTCCAGGACCTCTGCACCATCTTCGCTTTGTAATTCCCCATCTTTAAGTAACATGTAA